One window of Pseudomonas sp. ML2-2023-3 genomic DNA carries:
- a CDS encoding NAD(P)-dependent oxidoreductase — translation MSKIAIIGATGRAGSQLLEEALRRGHSVTAIARNASKLSERASVVTKDVDINNGQALQDAVAGHDVVLSAAHFSTQPASTIIDPVKKSGVKRLLFVGGAGSLLLPDDSKVIDSPGFPEEYRAEASAGCVYLDILRAEKDLDWSFLSPSAEFVEGERTGTFRLGADHLLISAEGKSWISFADFAIAMLDEVEQPKHSRQRFTVGY, via the coding sequence ATGAGCAAAATTGCAATTATCGGAGCGACTGGTCGTGCCGGCAGCCAACTGCTGGAAGAAGCCCTGCGCCGCGGTCACAGCGTTACGGCCATTGCCCGCAACGCTTCCAAATTGAGTGAGCGTGCCAGTGTCGTGACCAAGGACGTCGACATCAACAATGGCCAGGCCCTGCAAGACGCAGTGGCGGGGCATGACGTGGTGCTCAGCGCGGCGCATTTTTCGACCCAGCCAGCCTCGACTATTATCGATCCGGTAAAAAAATCTGGCGTTAAACGCCTGCTGTTTGTTGGCGGCGCGGGTTCCCTGTTGTTGCCTGATGACAGCAAAGTCATCGACAGTCCGGGCTTTCCCGAAGAGTACCGGGCGGAGGCCTCGGCTGGCTGTGTGTACCTCGACATCCTGCGCGCCGAAAAAGACCTGGACTGGAGTTTCCTGTCGCCGTCTGCCGAGTTTGTCGAAGGTGAACGCACAGGCACGTTCCGCCTGGGTGCAGACCACCTGCTGATCAGCGCTGAAGGCAAAAGCTGGATCAGCTTTGCTGACTTCGCCATCGCCATGCTGGATGAAGTCGAACAACCCAAACATTCCCGCCAGCGGTTCACAGTGGGGTATTGA